A genomic stretch from Frigoribacterium sp. PvP032 includes:
- the lepB gene encoding signal peptidase I: MTDPADAAAPPATRRAGGLRWLRDLVVIVLVALLVSWGVRTFLVRSFFIPSASMEQTLLIGDRILVNELVPDVMDLHRGDVVVFEDPGGWLGPAEGDDLVKRVIGLPGDTVSCCDSAGRLLVNGEPLDEPYLDVPEGDPASLAPFDVTVPDGALWVMGDDRERSADSRSHVTGPYEGFVPLDHVVGRATVVFWPLGRWAVL, from the coding sequence GTGACCGATCCTGCTGACGCCGCCGCGCCTCCTGCGACCCGGCGGGCGGGCGGGCTGCGCTGGCTGCGCGACCTCGTCGTGATCGTGCTCGTCGCGCTGCTGGTGTCGTGGGGCGTGCGGACTTTCCTCGTGCGGTCGTTCTTCATCCCGTCGGCGTCGATGGAGCAGACCCTGCTGATCGGCGACCGCATCCTCGTGAACGAGCTCGTGCCCGACGTCATGGACCTGCACCGCGGCGACGTCGTCGTCTTCGAGGACCCGGGCGGCTGGCTGGGCCCGGCCGAGGGCGACGACCTCGTCAAGCGCGTCATCGGCCTCCCCGGCGACACCGTCTCGTGCTGTGACTCCGCGGGGCGCCTGCTCGTGAACGGCGAGCCGCTCGACGAGCCGTACCTGGACGTGCCGGAGGGCGACCCGGCGTCGCTGGCGCCGTTCGACGTCACCGTGCCCGACGGCGCGCTCTGGGTGATGGGCGACGACCGCGAGCGCTCAGCGGACTCGCGGTCGCACGTGACCGGCCCCTACGAGGGCTTCGTGCCGCTCGACCACGTCGTCGGCCGCGCGACGGTCGTCTTCTGGCCGCTCGGCCGCTGGGCGGTGCTGTAG
- a CDS encoding oxygenase MpaB family protein yields MPALTEPLRARLQYTFNGQYTGTPQWVTDLEKGDDAGFFPPGSAVWAVHGSNTAILAGVRALLVQALHPGALAGVHDHSRFREDPLGRLAGTIRWIYTVTYGSQEAATHASRWVSRLHTKVVGSYDDRNGVSHDYAANDPELLSWVHMAFADSFLAAYLAWGEGEVPGGPDAYVREWATAGELMGVVDPPRSVAEMQEQLMDFDRRGILERTARTEEVVGFIKRPPLFPVLRVGYPVLFNGAVGTLQPRFRELLGLRSPHVGPVDLPTTRPAGLMLGAIGRVLGDKPVAEEHSLARLERLRKAAA; encoded by the coding sequence ATGCCCGCCCTGACCGAGCCGCTCCGCGCCCGCCTGCAGTACACCTTCAACGGCCAGTACACGGGCACGCCCCAGTGGGTCACCGACCTCGAGAAGGGCGACGACGCCGGGTTCTTCCCGCCGGGCTCTGCCGTCTGGGCGGTGCACGGCTCGAACACGGCGATCCTCGCCGGGGTCAGGGCCCTGCTCGTCCAGGCGCTGCACCCCGGGGCGCTCGCCGGCGTGCACGACCACTCCCGGTTCCGCGAGGACCCGCTCGGGCGCCTCGCCGGCACCATCCGCTGGATCTACACCGTGACCTACGGCAGCCAGGAGGCGGCGACCCACGCCTCCCGGTGGGTCAGCCGCCTGCACACGAAGGTCGTGGGCAGCTACGACGACCGGAACGGCGTCTCGCACGACTACGCGGCGAACGACCCCGAGCTGCTGAGCTGGGTGCACATGGCCTTCGCCGACTCCTTCCTCGCCGCGTACCTGGCGTGGGGCGAGGGCGAGGTGCCTGGTGGTCCCGACGCGTACGTGCGCGAGTGGGCGACCGCCGGCGAGCTGATGGGCGTCGTCGACCCGCCTCGATCCGTCGCCGAGATGCAGGAGCAGCTGATGGACTTCGACCGGCGCGGGATCCTCGAGCGCACCGCCAGGACGGAGGAGGTGGTGGGCTTCATCAAGCGGCCGCCCCTGTTCCCGGTGCTGCGCGTCGGCTACCCGGTGCTGTTCAACGGTGCCGTGGGGACGCTGCAGCCTCGGTTCCGCGAGCTGCTCGGGCTTCGCTCGCCGCACGTCGGGCCCGTCGACCTGCCGACCACGCGGCCCGCCGGGCTGATGCTCGGGGCGATCGGCCGCGTCCTCGGCGACAAGCCCGTGGCCGAGGAGCACTCGCTCGCGCGGCTCGAGCGCCTGCGGAAGGCCGCGGCGTAG
- a CDS encoding SDR family oxidoreductase — MSKVWFITGASKGFGREWAEAALERGDSVAGTARKLEAVDALVEQYPDTFLPLQLDVTDRAADVAAVQQAAEHFGRLDVVVNNAGYGHFGMVEEITEEEARGQLETNLFGALWVTQAALPIMREQGSGHIVQVSSIGGISAFPTVGIYHASKWALEGISQSLSQEVAGFGIKVTLVEPGGFSTDWSGPSASRSDENEAYAEVREAASKRPSAADPGDPTATRTAILKVVDADEPPLRVFFGKAPLGIAKKDYESRLALWEEWQPVAEEAHGN, encoded by the coding sequence GTGAGCAAGGTCTGGTTCATCACCGGCGCGTCGAAGGGCTTCGGCCGAGAGTGGGCCGAGGCGGCCCTCGAGCGCGGCGACAGCGTCGCCGGCACGGCCAGGAAGCTGGAGGCGGTCGACGCGCTCGTCGAGCAGTATCCCGACACGTTCCTGCCCCTCCAGCTCGACGTCACCGACCGTGCCGCCGACGTGGCCGCCGTGCAGCAGGCCGCCGAGCACTTCGGCCGTCTCGACGTCGTCGTCAACAACGCCGGCTACGGCCACTTCGGCATGGTCGAGGAGATCACCGAGGAGGAGGCGCGCGGCCAGCTCGAGACGAACCTCTTCGGCGCCCTCTGGGTCACGCAGGCGGCACTGCCGATCATGCGCGAGCAGGGCTCAGGCCACATCGTGCAGGTCTCGAGCATCGGCGGCATCAGCGCGTTCCCGACGGTCGGCATCTACCACGCCTCGAAGTGGGCCCTCGAGGGCATCAGCCAGTCGCTGTCCCAGGAGGTCGCCGGCTTCGGGATCAAGGTCACGCTCGTCGAGCCCGGCGGCTTCTCGACCGACTGGTCTGGCCCGTCCGCCTCGCGCAGCGACGAGAACGAGGCCTACGCCGAGGTGCGCGAAGCGGCGTCCAAGCGCCCGTCGGCCGCCGACCCCGGCGACCCCACGGCCACCCGCACGGCGATCCTCAAGGTCGTCGACGCCGACGAGCCGCCCCTCCGCGTCTTCTTCGGCAAGGCGCCGCTCGGCATCGCGAAGAAGGACTACGAGTCGCGCCTCGCGCTCTGGGAGGAGTGGCAGCCCGTCGCCGAGGAGGCGCACGGCAACTGA
- a CDS encoding long-chain-fatty-acid--CoA ligase: MTIDTARPWLASYAPGVPHDIEPVTGSLLDIVEGTAAEYPKAVALEFFGATTTYAELVDQVTRAAEGLRKLGVRHGDTVALVLPNSPQHVVAFYAVLRLGAIVVEHNPLYTPRELRHQFEDHGAKIAIAWDKVVGTLQDFPSDVALDSIVSIDVTRGMPLATRTALRLPIKKARESRDRLTTTVRGTVPWEKIVGSSRIKAKHPRPDTSDLAVIQYTSGTTGTPKGAQLTHANLLSNAAQSRAWVPTITRGDCTVYAVLPMFHAYGLTLCLTFAMSMGARLVLFPAFDPALVLKVMKKRPPTFLPAVPPIYTRLRKAADDAGVSLKGVEVAISGAMPLSAEVVEPWEEQSGGWLVEGYGLSECSPVLMANPVGPTRRAGTVGLPLSSTEVRVVDPEDPTVDVPAGESGELIVRGPQVFSGYWRKPQESSEVFVDGDWFRTGDIVTIDPDGFVRVVDRIKELIITGGFNVSPSEVEEVLLRHEGVAEAAAVGLPSPGGEQVAAAIVLHPGAEVDVQALRAFARQHLTPYKVPRRIVVVDELPKSLIGKVLRRKVRDELADR, encoded by the coding sequence GTGACCATCGACACCGCTCGTCCCTGGCTGGCCTCCTACGCTCCCGGCGTCCCGCACGACATCGAGCCCGTCACGGGCTCCCTCCTCGACATCGTCGAGGGGACGGCTGCCGAGTACCCGAAGGCCGTGGCGCTCGAGTTCTTCGGCGCGACCACCACGTACGCCGAGCTCGTCGACCAGGTGACGCGTGCCGCCGAGGGCCTGCGCAAGCTCGGCGTCCGGCACGGCGACACCGTCGCCCTGGTGCTGCCGAACAGCCCCCAGCACGTCGTGGCGTTCTACGCGGTGCTGCGCCTCGGGGCGATCGTCGTCGAGCACAACCCGCTCTACACGCCGCGCGAGCTGCGCCACCAGTTCGAGGACCACGGCGCGAAGATCGCCATCGCGTGGGACAAGGTCGTCGGGACCCTGCAAGATTTTCCGTCCGACGTGGCCCTCGACTCGATCGTGTCGATCGACGTCACGCGCGGCATGCCCCTCGCCACGCGCACCGCCCTCCGCCTGCCGATCAAGAAGGCCCGTGAGTCCCGCGACCGGCTCACCACGACCGTCCGCGGCACCGTCCCGTGGGAGAAGATCGTCGGGTCGTCCCGCATCAAGGCGAAGCACCCCCGGCCGGACACGTCCGACCTCGCGGTCATCCAGTACACGAGCGGCACCACCGGCACGCCGAAGGGCGCCCAGCTGACGCACGCGAACCTGCTCTCGAACGCGGCACAGTCCCGCGCCTGGGTGCCCACGATCACGCGCGGCGACTGCACGGTCTACGCCGTGCTGCCGATGTTCCACGCCTACGGCCTCACGCTCTGCCTCACCTTCGCGATGAGCATGGGCGCGCGTCTCGTCCTGTTCCCGGCCTTCGATCCGGCCCTCGTCCTCAAGGTGATGAAGAAGCGGCCGCCGACCTTCCTGCCGGCGGTCCCGCCCATCTACACGCGCCTCCGCAAGGCCGCCGACGACGCCGGGGTCTCGCTGAAGGGCGTCGAGGTCGCGATCTCGGGGGCCATGCCCCTGTCGGCCGAGGTCGTCGAGCCCTGGGAGGAGCAGTCGGGCGGCTGGCTCGTCGAGGGCTACGGCCTCTCGGAGTGCTCGCCCGTGCTGATGGCCAACCCCGTCGGCCCGACCCGTCGCGCCGGCACCGTGGGCCTGCCGCTGTCGAGCACCGAGGTGCGCGTCGTCGACCCCGAGGACCCGACCGTCGACGTGCCTGCCGGCGAGAGCGGCGAGCTGATCGTGCGCGGCCCCCAGGTGTTCAGCGGCTACTGGCGCAAGCCCCAGGAGTCGAGCGAGGTCTTCGTCGACGGCGACTGGTTCCGCACCGGCGACATCGTCACGATCGACCCTGACGGCTTCGTCCGCGTCGTCGACCGCATCAAGGAGCTGATCATCACCGGCGGCTTCAACGTCAGCCCGTCCGAGGTCGAGGAGGTGCTGCTCCGTCACGAGGGAGTCGCCGAGGCCGCGGCGGTCGGCCTGCCGTCCCCCGGCGGCGAGCAGGTCGCGGCCGCGATCGTGCTGCACCCGGGTGCCGAGGTCGACGTGCAGGCGCTCCGCGCCTTCGCGCGGCAGCACCTCACGCCCTACAAGGTGCCGCGTCGCATCGTCGTCGTCGACGAGCTGCCGAAGTCGCTGATCGGCAAGGTGCTGCGCCGCAAG